In the Paenibacillus pabuli genome, one interval contains:
- a CDS encoding ThiF family adenylyltransferase, producing MIEETNSTEQSDRYSRQERYAPLGKEGQRRLSNSRVVIVGAGALGTGIAETLARSGIGHITIADRDYVEWSNLQRQQLYVEQDAVQRMPKAMAAEKRLLDINSSIVIEGKMMDVRADELEDLIQNADLIMDATDNFDTRLLINDMSQKYRIPWIYGGCVGSYGITYTFLPGDTPCLNCLLGEVPLGGDTCDTSGIIPQAVQMVTANQTAEAMKLLSGNEGALRRKLLSFDVWRNEYISINVDGAKKADCPSCGNAATFPYLSAANLEKTDVLCGRDTVQIRPSRAMKLNLQETAERLSRLDEGSVEVNPFLISFTTGAHRLVIFQDGRVLVHGTKDTAEARTLVHRYFG from the coding sequence ATGATAGAAGAAACAAATTCAACCGAGCAGAGCGATCGTTATTCCAGACAGGAACGATATGCTCCGCTTGGCAAGGAAGGTCAACGGAGACTGAGCAACAGCAGAGTCGTTATTGTGGGGGCTGGTGCACTGGGAACCGGAATAGCGGAGACGCTGGCCCGATCAGGAATTGGACATATTACGATTGCAGACCGGGACTATGTGGAATGGAGCAATTTGCAGCGGCAGCAGCTTTATGTTGAACAGGATGCTGTTCAGCGAATGCCCAAGGCGATGGCAGCCGAAAAACGCCTGCTCGATATCAACTCCTCGATTGTCATCGAAGGCAAGATGATGGATGTCCGTGCAGACGAGTTGGAGGATTTAATTCAAAATGCAGATCTCATCATGGATGCCACAGATAATTTTGATACAAGGCTGCTAATTAATGACATGTCCCAGAAATATCGCATACCCTGGATTTATGGAGGATGTGTAGGGAGTTATGGAATCACGTATACGTTCCTGCCCGGGGATACCCCTTGTTTAAACTGTTTACTCGGCGAGGTCCCGCTCGGCGGAGATACATGCGATACATCGGGGATCATCCCGCAGGCTGTGCAGATGGTAACGGCGAATCAGACAGCAGAAGCGATGAAGCTTCTTAGCGGTAATGAGGGTGCGCTGCGGCGTAAGCTGTTGTCGTTTGATGTATGGCGGAATGAATACATATCCATTAACGTGGATGGAGCCAAGAAAGCAGATTGTCCTTCCTGCGGAAATGCAGCTACATTTCCTTACCTCTCCGCTGCCAATCTGGAGAAAACCGATGTTTTATGCGGTAGGGATACGGTACAGATTCGCCCATCTCGTGCAATGAAGCTGAATCTTCAAGAGACGGCAGAGCGACTGAGCAGGCTTGATGAAGGATCTGTGGAAGTCAATCCGTTCCTGATCTCTTTTACCACAGGGGCACATCGGCTGGTTATTTTTCAGGATGGACGTGTTCTGGTTCATGGAACGAAAGATACTGCTGAAGCACGTACACTCGTTCATCGATACTTCGGTTAA
- a CDS encoding response regulator transcription factor, whose translation MKTSILLIGDEDRTNFYMEVLCTEGYSVSNITWEELYQEQDSGLETSTMIIRVVDENHDNPIVEELQWLMEQKEGIVPIIVITSLATPEQMVAWLDQGANDVIIEPIQWKVMMARIRNLLRVFANAARTDEEVIVVHDLKVNLRSRRVSRAGEYLMLTPKEYELLEFLARHVNEACTRGTILREVWGYDFAMDTNVVDVYIKHLRVKVDKGRDIKLIHTVRGIGYMLYTS comes from the coding sequence ATGAAAACGTCCATTTTACTGATTGGCGATGAAGACCGAACGAACTTTTACATGGAAGTGTTGTGTACAGAAGGTTACTCCGTTTCAAATATTACATGGGAAGAACTGTATCAGGAACAGGACTCTGGGCTGGAAACCAGCACTATGATCATCAGGGTGGTGGATGAGAATCATGACAATCCAATCGTGGAGGAACTGCAATGGCTAATGGAGCAGAAGGAAGGCATTGTTCCTATTATCGTGATTACATCACTTGCAACCCCTGAACAGATGGTAGCTTGGCTTGATCAAGGCGCGAATGATGTGATTATTGAACCTATTCAATGGAAAGTCATGATGGCGAGAATACGAAATTTACTTCGTGTCTTTGCGAATGCAGCTCGAACGGATGAAGAAGTCATCGTCGTGCATGATCTTAAAGTGAATCTCCGTTCACGCAGGGTAAGCCGTGCGGGGGAGTATCTCATGCTGACACCGAAAGAATATGAACTGCTGGAGTTTTTGGCCAGGCACGTGAATGAGGCGTGTACGCGGGGCACAATTCTAAGGGAAGTGTGGGGGTATGACTTTGCGATGGATACCAACGTAGTGGATGTGTATATTAAACATTTGCGGGTAAAGGTTGATAAAGGCAGAGATATTAAACTGATCCATACGGTTCGTGGAATCGGCTATATGCTTTATACCAGTTAA
- a CDS encoding C40 family peptidase produces MKTNILVQKAVTVGLCATLGFGAVLMTHAPVAQAATASVSTGQQIVNYGKKFTGTPYKFGASTSTTKYFDCSSFMKYIFKKYGVDLPRTSVKQSKEGKAVSKANLRVGDLVFFSSGSRSTGSNVTHVGVYAGNGKILHTYGSPGVTISDLNSGTWKRTYIKARRVL; encoded by the coding sequence ATGAAAACAAACATCTTGGTCCAAAAGGCCGTAACCGTCGGGTTGTGTGCTACATTAGGTTTTGGAGCTGTATTAATGACACATGCACCGGTTGCACAAGCAGCAACTGCATCCGTATCTACTGGACAACAAATCGTAAACTACGGCAAAAAATTTACTGGAACACCATATAAATTTGGCGCGTCAACGTCCACTACGAAATATTTTGACTGCTCTTCTTTTATGAAATATATCTTTAAGAAGTATGGTGTAGATTTGCCACGTACGTCTGTGAAACAATCCAAAGAAGGTAAAGCTGTATCCAAGGCAAACCTGCGTGTAGGAGACCTGGTATTTTTCTCGAGCGGCAGTCGTTCCACGGGTTCTAACGTAACTCATGTTGGTGTCTATGCAGGGAACGGCAAAATTCTGCACACTTACGGATCCCCGGGTGTTACCATCTCGGATCTGAATTCCGGTACTTGGAAAAGAACATATATTAAAGCTCGCCGCGTACTGTAG
- a CDS encoding thiamine diphosphokinase: MTTKRIVIFTGGALSPRFIEEIRHDDIVIAADRGALYLIEHGVKPHIAVGDFDSITEQQLLMVRENSERMITVDPIAKDWTDTEMAFETALDHEPTHILMLGATGTRLDHTLANVHIMVRAMQHHIFCTIQDEHNYMMLTTSKAEVEDRGYEYISLLPLTHEVTGITLDGFLYPLDKATIRMGQSLGISNKLLGASGTVSIDSGLLLIIQSKD, translated from the coding sequence ATGACTACGAAACGCATTGTAATTTTTACAGGCGGAGCGCTCTCTCCTCGGTTTATTGAAGAAATTAGACATGATGATATCGTGATCGCAGCCGATCGAGGAGCACTGTATTTAATTGAACATGGCGTAAAGCCTCATATAGCCGTTGGAGATTTTGATTCCATTACCGAACAGCAATTGCTAATGGTACGTGAAAATAGTGAGCGCATGATTACTGTTGATCCTATCGCGAAGGATTGGACAGACACTGAGATGGCCTTTGAAACAGCACTCGACCACGAACCTACCCATATTCTGATGCTTGGAGCTACCGGGACTCGGCTGGATCATACCTTGGCCAATGTACATATTATGGTTCGTGCCATGCAGCATCATATCTTCTGTACCATTCAGGACGAACACAACTATATGATGCTGACTACATCAAAAGCAGAGGTGGAGGACCGGGGATATGAATACATTTCCTTACTGCCGCTCACCCATGAAGTTACGGGTATTACGCTCGACGGCTTCCTGTATCCTCTTGATAAAGCTACGATACGGATGGGACAATCTTTGGGAATAAGCAATAAACTGCTTGGAGCTTCAGGTACGGTATCTATAGATAGTGGATTGTTGCTTATTATACAGAGCAAGGACTAA
- a CDS encoding trimeric intracellular cation channel family protein: MHIFEVFSIIGTVAFAMSGAFVAMEEEYDILGVLVLGLVTAFGGGVVRNVLIGVPVTTLWSQGGLIMLALVSVAVAFLLPLKWIGHWKRTEALFDAIGLAAFAIQGGLYAANMGHPISAVIVAAVLTGIGGGIIRDLLAGRKPLVLRDEIYAVWAMTAGFVIGMGWFTTNVGLLICFAAVVFFRMCSVHYKWKLPRRSLVSPEAVPTQPSQSALKRTLSKGE, translated from the coding sequence TTGCACATTTTTGAAGTGTTCAGCATTATAGGCACCGTTGCTTTTGCAATGTCTGGTGCTTTCGTGGCAATGGAAGAGGAATATGATATCTTGGGTGTGCTCGTATTGGGGCTTGTCACAGCCTTTGGTGGTGGGGTTGTTCGTAATGTTCTGATTGGGGTGCCTGTCACTACGCTATGGAGTCAGGGTGGACTAATCATGCTCGCACTGGTATCTGTTGCGGTGGCGTTCTTACTGCCTCTGAAGTGGATTGGTCACTGGAAGCGGACCGAAGCCTTGTTTGATGCGATCGGGCTGGCGGCGTTTGCCATCCAAGGCGGTCTGTATGCTGCCAATATGGGACATCCCATCAGCGCGGTGATTGTTGCTGCAGTGTTGACGGGGATCGGCGGCGGAATTATACGGGATTTGCTTGCAGGTCGCAAGCCACTAGTACTGCGTGACGAAATCTATGCGGTATGGGCTATGACAGCCGGATTTGTAATAGGCATGGGATGGTTTACCACGAATGTGGGGCTGTTGATATGTTTTGCAGCAGTTGTGTTTTTCCGGATGTGTTCTGTACATTATAAATGGAAGCTTCCTCGCCGTTCATTGGTAAGTCCGGAAGCTGTTCCAACACAGCCTTCACAGTCTGCACTTAAGCGCACGTTAAGCAAGGGGGAGTAA
- a CDS encoding low molecular weight protein-tyrosine-phosphatase, with the protein MIHVLFVCLGNICRSPMAEAVLRHKIEERGLQHQIQVDSAGTGDWHIGKPPHEGTRNLLDSYQISYANMAARQFESADFDQFDYIVCMDDSNAANVRKITGGAEADIIKFMDLLPNESLREVPDPYFTGNFEEVYRLVEAGCNVLLEQIQNDHSLA; encoded by the coding sequence ATGATACATGTTTTGTTTGTTTGTCTCGGTAACATTTGCCGATCACCTATGGCAGAAGCGGTATTGCGTCACAAGATCGAGGAACGGGGACTTCAACACCAGATTCAGGTGGACTCGGCTGGCACAGGAGATTGGCATATCGGCAAGCCTCCGCATGAAGGCACTCGCAATCTGCTTGATTCATACCAGATTTCTTACGCCAATATGGCTGCAAGGCAATTCGAAAGTGCTGATTTTGATCAATTTGATTATATTGTCTGTATGGATGATTCCAACGCTGCTAATGTGCGTAAAATTACGGGCGGAGCCGAAGCGGATATTATAAAATTCATGGATCTTCTACCGAATGAATCACTACGAGAAGTGCCGGATCCTTACTTCACAGGTAACTTTGAAGAAGTGTACAGGCTCGTAGAAGCGGGATGTAACGTACTTTTGGAGCAGATTCAAAATGACCATTCACTCGCCTGA
- a CDS encoding alpha/beta hydrolase, whose product MTDSRYLKRTIVKEEIDSRYLGEKRTLRIYLPPGYNELLSYPVVYCQDGEEFFNFGRIATTANRIILDEGAEPFIIVGVQVDVSVRTQEYAPFGNRFKAYTACFAEEIIPYIEEKYPVRRSPQERVLAGDSLGGSVSLHLALLYPDLFSRVISMSGAFYSASQEIYAAEEDLSWLSIWMIVGLQETAFEADTGTYDFVQLNRDTRDLLEKRGALVSYREKDGHHQWGFWQKELPEALLYFLQEN is encoded by the coding sequence ATGACGGATTCCCGCTATTTGAAACGTACGATTGTTAAGGAAGAAATCGATAGCCGCTATCTTGGAGAGAAGCGCACACTTCGAATTTATCTTCCGCCAGGCTACAACGAATTACTCAGCTACCCTGTCGTTTATTGTCAGGACGGCGAAGAATTCTTCAACTTTGGTCGTATCGCTACGACTGCCAACCGTATCATTTTGGACGAGGGTGCCGAACCTTTCATTATTGTAGGTGTTCAAGTTGATGTTTCGGTTCGAACGCAGGAATATGCTCCATTCGGAAATCGATTCAAAGCATATACCGCATGCTTTGCTGAAGAGATTATTCCCTATATTGAAGAGAAATATCCTGTAAGACGCTCTCCACAGGAGCGAGTGCTTGCCGGTGATTCGCTTGGTGGCAGTGTATCGCTGCACCTTGCCCTGCTCTATCCAGATCTGTTCTCACGAGTTATCAGCATGTCCGGAGCCTTCTATTCTGCCTCACAGGAAATCTATGCGGCTGAGGAAGACTTGTCCTGGCTATCCATCTGGATGATCGTTGGTTTGCAGGAAACAGCATTTGAAGCGGATACGGGCACTTATGATTTTGTTCAGTTAAACAGGGATACACGTGATTTGCTGGAGAAACGTGGTGCTCTCGTCTCTTATCGGGAAAAGGATGGGCATCACCAATGGGGATTTTGGCAAAAAGAACTACCTGAAGCTTTGTTATATTTCCTGCAAGAGAACTAG
- the pdhA gene encoding pyruvate dehydrogenase (acetyl-transferring) E1 component subunit alpha — MSKVPYEVYTEDVEALSVLSPDGEIVNKDMMPKLSDDQLKEIMYRMVFTRTWDDRAVNLGRQGRLGFYAPVSGQEATMVGSEFALEKEDFIAPGYRDIPQLVWHGLPLYQAFLYSRGHQHGGQIPDGVNVLMPQIIIGAQILHAMGIAMGYKLKKQKQVVITYTGDGGSSEGDFYEGLNYAGVYKLPVIFFVQNNGYAITTPFAKQTAALSIAHKAVAAGIKGVKVDGMDIFAVIKAVQEAAERGRNGEGATLIEAVTYRFRPHSLSDDASKYRTKEEEAEWNAKDPIARFAKYLEKKGLWTEEDTARVKEEAKAKVNEEIKKAEKTEKMTIPGLIDSMFEQTPKHLEEQKADFQ; from the coding sequence ATGAGCAAGGTTCCTTATGAAGTGTATACGGAGGATGTAGAAGCTCTGTCCGTGCTGTCTCCTGACGGCGAAATTGTTAACAAAGACATGATGCCTAAACTTTCCGACGATCAATTAAAAGAAATTATGTACCGCATGGTATTTACCCGTACTTGGGATGACCGTGCTGTAAACCTGGGCCGTCAAGGCCGTCTTGGTTTCTATGCTCCAGTATCTGGACAAGAAGCAACAATGGTTGGTAGTGAGTTTGCACTTGAAAAAGAAGATTTTATTGCTCCAGGCTATCGCGACATTCCGCAACTCGTGTGGCACGGACTTCCTCTTTATCAAGCATTTTTGTATTCCCGTGGACACCAACATGGTGGACAAATTCCGGATGGCGTTAATGTATTGATGCCGCAAATCATCATTGGTGCACAAATTCTGCACGCAATGGGTATTGCTATGGGTTACAAATTGAAAAAACAAAAACAAGTTGTTATTACTTACACAGGTGATGGTGGTTCTTCCGAAGGTGACTTCTACGAAGGTCTGAACTACGCTGGTGTTTACAAGTTGCCTGTTATCTTCTTCGTACAGAACAACGGTTATGCTATCACAACTCCTTTTGCCAAACAAACGGCAGCTCTGTCCATCGCTCACAAAGCGGTAGCAGCAGGTATCAAAGGTGTTAAAGTTGACGGTATGGATATCTTCGCAGTTATCAAAGCTGTTCAGGAAGCTGCTGAACGTGGTCGTAATGGCGAAGGTGCAACTCTGATCGAAGCTGTTACTTATCGTTTCCGTCCTCACTCCCTTTCTGACGATGCTTCCAAATATCGTACAAAAGAAGAAGAGGCAGAATGGAATGCAAAAGATCCTATCGCACGTTTCGCTAAATATCTGGAGAAAAAAGGTCTTTGGACTGAAGAAGATACAGCGCGTGTGAAAGAAGAAGCAAAAGCTAAAGTGAACGAAGAGATCAAAAAAGCGGAAAAAACCGAGAAAATGACAATTCCAGGCTTGATCGACAGCATGTTCGAGCAAACGCCTAAGCACTTGGAAGAGCAAAAAGCTGATTTCCAATAA